One region of Carya illinoinensis cultivar Pawnee chromosome 8, C.illinoinensisPawnee_v1, whole genome shotgun sequence genomic DNA includes:
- the LOC122274304 gene encoding SPX domain-containing protein 2-like yields the protein MERVYTRLPIFRISNLIRPVFISVFSRSLSLPLSLNRLEETKTQCCCEAEEKNLVRGVMKFWKILSSLIGETLPEWRDKYLSYKDLKKYLKRFYPKDDSGNPPAKRRRLDLDWYVSSDSPDCLPELSKDYFVRLLEGEVEKFNGFFVEKEEDYIIRLKELQDMITKAKDSNEELMQVGRELVDFHGEMVLLVNYSALNYTGLVKILKKYEKKSGALIRLPFIQNVLQEPFSATDILNKLVKECESLLEQVFSMNDPLAPLEATDKEEGSNCDAAARSTQTILKIPNELEEIKHMEGMYMRLTLSALHGLKKIRSESSTVSEYSLPPF from the exons ATGGAACGAGTATATACCCGGCTCCCTATCTTCCGAATATCCAATTTAATCCGCCCAGTATTTATCTCTGTCTTTTCGCGCTCTCTCtccctacctctctctctcaatcgcTTAGAAGAAACGAAGACTCAGTGTTGTTGTGAGGCGGAGGAAAAAAATCTAGTGCGCGGAGTCATGAAGTTCTGGAAGATCCTCAGCAGCCTAATCGGAGAGACCCTGCCGGAGTGGCGGGACAAGTACTTGTCTTACAAAGACCTCAAGAAGTACCTCAAGCGCTTCTACCCAAAGGACGACTCCGGCAATCCTCCTGCTAAACGGCGCCGTCTGGATTTGGATTGGTACGTCTCGTCGGACTCTCCAGATTGCCTACCCGAGTTGTCCAAGGACTATTTTGTCAGGCTCTTGGAGGGCGAGGTAGAAAAGTTCAACGGCTTCTTcgtggagaaggaggaggatTACATTATTCGATTAAag GAGCTGCAAGATATGATAACAAAAGCCAAGGATTCAAACGAGGAGTTGATGCAAGTAGGAAGAGAGTTGGTGGATTTTCATGGAGAGATGGTTTTGTTGGTGAATTACAGCGCACTTAACTACACAG GACTGGTAAAgatactaaaaaaatatgagaaaaaaagCGGTGCTCTCATTCGCTTGCCTTTTATCCAAAATGTCTTGCAAGAACCTTTCTCAGCAACTGATATACTTAACAAGCTTGTGAAGGAGTGTGAGAGCTTGTTGGAACAGGTTTTCTCCATGAATGACCCGTTGGCTCCACTTGAAGCAACTGATAAGGAAGAAGGGAGCAATTGCGATGCTGCGGCCAGAAGTACACAAACTATACTTAAAATTCCCAATGAACTTGAAGAAATCAAGCATATGGAGGGCATGTACATGAGGCTAACATTATCAGCACTGCATGGCTTAAAGAAGATCCGGAGTGAAAGCTCAACAGTGAGCGAGTATTCGTTGCCACCATTTTAG
- the LOC122274305 gene encoding probable carboxylesterase 17: MSLVEEAPGYLQVFSDGSVERLAPEIVPASLESTNGYTSKDVIIDSSKPVTGRLFLPRIASSGSINKLPVIVYFHGGGFCIGSTTWAGYHHFLGDLSTASQSIVLSVDYRLAPENRLPIAYEDCYSSLDWLARQVGSEPWLEQADLSRMFLSGDSAGGNIVHHVAIKSIQNNSCHIIKIKGLLPIHPYFGSEQRTEKEKAEGAAEEVASNDMFWRLSIPEGLNRDYYGCNFQKAELSATEWSQFPAVVVFVAGLDFLKERGVMYAEFLRKKGVKMVRLVETEGESHVFHVFYPESEATRLLQQQMIEFMKSS, encoded by the coding sequence ATGTCCTTGGTAGAAGAAGCACCGGGTTACCTTCAAGTCTTCTCTGATGGATCTGTGGAACGCTTAGCTCCTGAGATTGTTCCAGCCTCACTAGAGTCAACTAACGGATACACGTCTAAAGATGTGATTATTGACTCATCAAAGCCAGTTACGGGAAGGTTATTTCTTCCGAGAATAGCAAGTAGTGGGTCCATAAATAAGCTTCCTGTTATTGTTTACTTTCATGGTGGTGGCTTTTGCATTGGCTCCACCACATGGGCTGGCTACCATCATTTCTTGGGAGATCTGTCCACCGCCTCCCAATCCATCGTTCTCTCTGTTGATTACCGTCTAGCTCCCGAAAATCGTCTCCCCATAGCATATGAAGATTGTTATAGCTCTCTGGATTGGCTTGCTCGCCAAGTAGGATCTGAACCATGGCTCGAGCAGGCTGACCTTTCCCGTATGTTTCTGTCTGGGGACAGTGCTGGAGGAAACATTGTGCACCATGTTGCTATCAAATCCATTCAGAACAACAGCTGTCATATTATAAAGATTAAGGGATTATTGCCAATACATCCTTATTTTGGCAGTGAGCAGAGGACTGAGAAAGAGAAGGCTGAAGGAGCAGCAGAAGAGGTTGCAAGCAATGACATGTTTTGGAGACTAAGTATTCCAGAAGGCTTGAACCGTGATTATTATGGTTGTAATTTCCAGAAGGCTGAATTATCCGCAACTGAATGGAGCCAATTTCCTGCTGTTGTGGTATTCGTGGCTGGTTTGGATTTCTTGAAGGAAAGGGGAGTAATGTATGCAGAATTTCTGCGGAAGAAAGGGGTTAAAATGGTAAGGCTGGTGGAGACTGAGGGAGAGTCGCATGTATTTCATGTGTTTTATCCCGAGTCTGAGGCAACCCGCCTGCTCCAACAACAAATGATTGAGTTTATGAAGAGCTCTTAA